From a region of the Phaeodactylum tricornutum CCAP 1055/1 chromosome 4, whole genome shotgun sequence genome:
- a CDS encoding predicted protein, with protein LSLADLTKHTILGAGTFGQVWLVSRPGADGNDRAYALKVQSKYELSQSGQARSVVHEKEIMAGLNHPLVNRLLGAFKDVDYIYMLMNLVQGGELYGVMHTSTSDKLSENVSKFYIAGIAEGLGYMHSRGFVYRDLKPENVLISNEGYPVIIDFGFAKYVSDMTYTLCGTPLYLPPEVILNRGHNWGCDHWSLGVLLYEMILGYTPFYGMDQIELFRAIVKGKFSLPKWISAEANSLMSGLLTRDPRKRLGSLSGGENDIAKHPFFTDTDFGKIRRMEYPAPYVPSIKNPLDASNFESWTHVNDKLKTKYPKLTREEAKIFDNF; from the exons TTGAGCTTGGCGGACTTGACCAAGCACACAATCCTGGGGGCTGGAACGTTCGGCCAAGTATGGCTCGTGTCGCGCCCAGGAGCGGATGGTAACGATAGAGCATACGCATTGAAGGTACAATCCAAGTACGAACTTTCTCAAAGCGGGCAAGCTCGCTCCGTTGTccacgaaaaagaaattATGGCGGGCCTGAACCATCCGCTAGTCAACCGGCTATTGGGGGCGTTTAAGGACGTAGACTATATTTACATGCTCATGAACCTGGTCCAAGGAGGTGAGCTGTATGGTGTCATGCACACTTCGACGAGCGACAAGTTGTCGGAAAATGTCTCGAAGTTCTATATTGCCGGAATTGCTGAAGGACTTGGATACATGCATAGCCGTGGATTTGTGTATCGTGATTTAAAACCTGAAAACGTGCTCATTAGCAACGAAGGTTACCCAGTAATCATCGACTTTGGATTCGCAAAATACGTTTCGGACATGACCTATACTTTATGCGGAACTCCGCTTTATCTTCCTCCTGAGGTCATTCTGAATCGCGGCCACAA TTGGGGCTGTGATCATTGGTCATTGGGAGTTTTGCTCTACGAAATGATTCTTGGTTATACGCCGTTCTAC GGAATGGATCAAATTGAGCTTTTCCGAGCCATAGTGAAAGGCAaattttctcttccaaaatGGATTTCAGCTGAGGCTAACAGCTTGATGAGTGGACTCTTGACCCGTGATCCGCGCAAGCGCCTCGGTAGCCTATCAGGGGGCGAAAATGACATAGCCAAACATCCATTTTTTACAGATACAGACTTTGGCAAAATCCGTCGTATGGAATATCCAGCTCCTTATGTTCCCAGTATTAAGAACCCGCTGGACGCCTCAAATTTCGAGAGCTGGACGCACGTAAACGACAAGCTGAAGACGAAATATCCCAAGCTTACCCGTGAAGAAGCCAAGATCTTTGACAATTTCTGA
- a CDS encoding predicted protein: MAIGPLARILAQVIVPVVAVLARALPAAYAQALQNAKKQGVNPAQATSMLRKTITQQEAFQILNLSESEASAEAIQKQYDKYMAANDVSKGGSFYLQSKVYRAKELLQEFEKGARTEMKKESNQSGSSNQ; encoded by the exons ATGGCCATTGGACCATTAGCTCGGATTTTGGCACAGGTTATTGTTCCGGTTGTAGCCGTTCTAGCACGTGCACTGCCCGCCGCGTACGCCCAAGCGTTGCAGAACGCCAAAAAACAGGGAGTCAACCCTGCACAGGCAACTTCTATGCTAAGAAAGACGATTACGCAACAAGAAGCTTTTCAGATTTTAAACTTATCCGAATCGGAGGCATCAGCAGAAGCTATTCAAAAA CAATACGATAAATATATGGCGGCAAACGATGTCAGCAAAGGAGGTAGCTTCTACTTGCAATCGAAAGTTTATCGGGCAAAAGAGCTTCTTCAAGAATTCGAGAAAGGCGCCCGAACGGAAATGAAAAAAGAGTCAAATCAGTCAGGCAGTAGTAACCAATAG
- the chk2 gene encoding predicted protein (chk2-loki isoform A repair of damaged DNA before its replication in S phase homolog of the yeast Mek1p,Cds1 proteins as well as the human Chk2) has product MGICGSSEAAAQNVSNADQKPPAQHGKAEDPRSGKRFGDVYKMGKELGSGAFSIVKSGQHKQTGESFAIKIVTKSKLTQEDETALKDEIAVLKELKHPNIIQLYDVYEERDFYYLVTEQMAGGELFDRIVQKSYYNEKEARDVCKILFEAMTYCHSHKVAHRDLKPENLLLLSSDNDSNIKIADFGFAKKCPKPQCLKTQCGTPGYVAPEILEGTPYDTQADMWSLGVIVYILLGGYPPFIEQNQRELFRKIRKGQFEFHDEYWGQVSKEAKHLISSLLTVHPTKRMDGPDSLTDKWITAGDDVLASNDLGTNLDKLRSFNGKRKLRAAVQTIMAAHKLTSLGVDLKKNLDETVS; this is encoded by the exons ATGGGAATCTGCGGATCTTCCGAAGCAGCAGCGCAAAATGTCAGCAATGCAGACCAAAAACCTCCG GCGCAGCATGGCAAAGCCGAAGATCCCAGGTCTGGAAAACGCTTCGGTGATGTCTACAAGATGGGGAAAGAG TTGGGATCCGGTGCATTTTCTATCGTCAAGTCCGGCCAACACAAGCAAACCGGCGAAAGCTTTGCCATCAAGATCGTTACCAAGTCGAAGCTCACTCAGGAAGACGAAACCGCTCTTAAAGACGAAATAGCTGTTCTCAAAGAGCTGAAACATCCCAACATCATTCAACTCTACGATGTATATGAGGAACGCGATTTCTACTATCTGGTTACGGAACAAATGGCTGGAGGTGAACTGTTTGACCGGATTGTGCAAAAATCTTACTACAACGAGAAAGAAGCGCGCGATGTTTGCAAGATATTGTTCGAAGCGATGACATACTGCCATTCTCACAAGGTAGCGCATCGTGATCTCAAGCCGGAgaatttgcttttgttg TCTTCTGATAACGACTCAAATATCAAGATTGCCGATTTCGGGTTTGCCAAAAAGTGCCCAAAGCCGCAGTGTTTGAAAACGCAGTGTGGAACGCCGGGGTATGTAGCCCCTGAAATCTTGGAAGGTACACCGTACGATACGCAAGCGGACATGTGGAGTCTCGGTGTTATTGTCTACATATTGCTAGGTGGATACCCGCCTTTTATCGAACAAAATCAGCGTGAGTTGTTTCGTAAGATCCGTAAAGGACAGTTTGAATTTCACGATGAGTACTGGGGACAAGTCTCCAAGGAGGCGAAACACCTCATCAGTTCTTTACTGACTGTCCATCCTACCAAACGCATGGATGGCCCGGATTCTTTAACTGACAAGTGGATTACAGCCGGCGACGACGTACTTGCTAGCAATGATTTGGGCACGAATTTGGATAAGTTGCGATCCTTCAACGGCAAGCGCAAGCTCCGGGCTGCGGTACAGACCATTATGGCTGCCCATAAGCTCACATCACTGGGCGTGGATCTcaaaaagaatttggatgAGACCGTATCATAA
- a CDS encoding predicted protein: MNRPFDCEWGNTLQVSPSIVIPPIDASSKELRKSCNSSRASRSSSNSSGGGMLKERTRKRTSVLRSKSDSSSGTKQPLRSKKKQSTVDQEIRRDEIALKGKPNAGATPRSVNKTRKARFRKTVPIDRSPRISARQQDLNESVGNISTNTPTTLSCSFSSLSPSPYTINARRSNRLQSTPRRTSQISPGPRMTLSRRLPQPPLSAIISPRQSALKEAKHQSTFDDSYSISTAGGDLDFNAPFSEKTPNLCLSTQFTVLNSQDTYWRRKKSENIATPAKTRRQNSSVKLPSIRLDDAIPSSFADWTNFGQPSDNRNEMPSSIPLFIVDRAKDPQVSQETPKERKQRVLYELVAINKKKIQAANPLQARPPTPPLARHRLPLSPKKRSSLLSTNQRGNVVQESTRSISSDAPTFTTKSSNRKPRGVDIFGQNIDALSAFYESPEEIVIWRRYT, translated from the coding sequence ATGAACCGACCATTCGACTGTGAATGGGGAAACACCTTGCAGGTTTCCCCTTCCATTGTAATTCCTCCCATCGACGCATCTAGTAAAGAGCTCCGGAAGAGCTGCAATAGTTCCCGTGCAAGCCGCTCGAGCTCGAACTCGAGCGGAGGCGGCATGCTGAAGGAGAGGACTAGAAAAAGGACGTCTGTTCTTCGGAGCAAGTCTGACTCTTCCTCCGGTACAAAGCAGCCACTTAGatccaaaaagaagcaaagcACAGTAGATCAGGAAATAAGGAGAGATGAAATTGCCTTGAAAGGTAAGCCTAATGCGGGGGCTACTCCTAGATCTGTCAATAAGACGAGAAAAGCCAGGTTTCGCAAGACCGTGCCTATCGACAGAAGCCCGCGAATCTCAGCAAGACAACAAGATTTGAATGAATCGGTTGGAAATATAAGCACCAACACACCCACCACGTTGTCATGCAGCTTTTCATCTTTGAGCCCGAGCCCGTACACGATAAATGCGAGGAGATCAAATCGACTACAAAGTACGCCTCGGAGAACGTCCCAAATTTCACCTGGGCCTCGAATGACCTTGTCAAGACGTCTCCCTCAACCGCCTTTGTCGGCAATAATATCTCCGAGACAATCTGCGCTTAAAGAAGCCAAACATCAATCCACTTTCGATGACTCTTATTCTATATCTACTGCCGGGGGTGACCTCGACTTCAACGCCCCGTTCTCTGAGAAAACACCAAATCTCTGTTTATCCACTCAGTTTACTGTTCTCAATTCACAAGATACGTATTGGCGTCGTAAGAAATCTGAGAATATAGCGACCCCAGCGAAAACAAGGAGACAAAATTCCTCCGTCAAGCTACCTTCTATTCGCCTGGACGACGCTATTCCTTCTAGCTTCGCAGATTGGACGAATTTTGGCCAGCCTTCAGACAACAGAAACGAAATGCCTTCTTCTATTCCATTGTTTATTGTTGATCGAGCGAAAGACCCTCAGGTTTCTCAAGAGACTCCGAAGGAGCGCAAACAACGTGTTTTGTATGAGCTCGTCGCgatcaacaagaagaaaattCAAGCTGCGAATCCGTTGCAAGCACGGCCTCCCACTCCGCCACTCGCGCGACATCGACTACCGCTATCACCCAAGAAGCGTTCAAGTTTATTAAGCACAAATCAACGAGGAAATGTGGTACAAGAATCGACTCGCTCAATTTCCTCGGATGCGCCTACCTTCACTACAAAGAGCTCCAATCGTAAGCCTCGTGGTGTGGATATTTTTGGTCAAAACATAGACGCCTTGAGTGCTTTCTATGAATCTCCTGAGGAAATAGTCATCTGGCGACGTTACACATAA
- a CDS encoding predicted protein, which yields AYKPPVFPKSEEEKFFIKRALLKSFVFENMSPSELFPLIQAFEKVQIPAEEVIIKQGDDGDYFYVLEEGICIYSVNGIVVGEPAKPGDSFGELALMYTCPRAATVMTTTAATLFRVDQRSFRYILQAQSKQSAKAKIDFLNKVSFLQDLAPQDIQKLSTVMLSCPFKQGDVIVTKGGERVAFYIVEEGTLIATDVGDGDSKYEDLPIKAGEHFGERAIVTGKPPVCNIVAQTDGRLFTIDKDTFSQVLGNLDDLVLRSLDK from the coding sequence GCGTACAAACCGCCAGTCTTCCCAaagtcggaagaagaaaagtttTTTATCAAACGAGCTCTCCTCAAAAGTTTCGTTTTTGAGAACATGTCGCCTTCCGAACTCTTCCCTCTCATTCAGGCTTTTGAAAAGGTTCAAATCCCCGCCGAGGAGGTGATTATTAAACAAGGTGATGATGGTGATTATTTCTATGTTCTCGAAGAAGGAATTTGCATTTACTCTGTGAATGGCATCGTTGTCGGTGAGCCCGCCAAACCGGGCGATTCCTTTGGCGAGCTAGCGTTAATGTATACGTGCCCTCGTGCCGCGACCGTGATGACTACGACAGCCGCTACGCTCTTTCGTGTTGATCAAAGATCCTTCCGTTATATTCTGCAAGCTCAATCGAAACAAAGCGCCAAAGCAAAAATCGATTTTCTGAACAAGGTTTCATTTCTCCAAGATTTAGCGCCACAAGACATACAGAAGCTTTCGACGGTCATGCTGTCGTGTCCTTTTAAGCAGGGTGACGTTATTGTGACCAAAGGGGGTGAGAGGGTTGCATTCTATATAGTGGAGGAGGGAACATTGATAGCAACAGACGTCGGTGATGGCGATTCAAAGTACGAGGACTTGCCCATCAAAGCGGGTGAGCACTTCGGAGAGCGGGCTATTGTTACAGGAAAGCCACCGGTCTGCAATATCGTTGCCCAAACAGATGGTCGACTGTTCACCATTGACAAGGATACGTTTTCCCAGGTTCTCGGAAATTTGGATGACTTGGTTTTGCGTTCGCTGGATAAA
- a CDS encoding predicted protein, with product MAELAHFQLSQALNVIAPEDKAAYLEAATKVPGLVQKESNFVSFFRCDRGDSDNACRRLIAYWQMRCEIFQERAFLPLNLLGNGALTSDEVDLLQQGSVVLLPADSAKRSVVFLDYSKCPEICKKNHNVWMRLIFYLLHLVSESEKAQSEGFIVLCRAINVTAADLPLESVLALSDLMLNSFHAQAKRIHVIVPPRTVTTNSFMSGVLKRLGSSLGGKVVFHLLDEETATRDQLHSYGLIKEGLPTCFGGTWSHELFERILLTRNHQDLVNEQLRVTAKRDAERTESFDVLKEVLNEKESLKSSGENLKFLSKEGTEFVTILKDLNEAMTLLPESLIKVYKRALKDCPEVVERESHPLTFLRFEYWDPWAAASRLATYWMERFEFFGKKAFLPMVGGAALQGSDLQVINRNSLLVLPNHKTGRSVLYMDRSRVPFDSKSTRPQKLRMLFACLTELSRNSMSQEEGFCLLARLCSEGPSGFDRYVLTRSLDLVRKAFPIRIAKAVFVNIAQQGVKRTLLKSFVPFWIKLLGPAIRDMAQFIFCETGPELLLTLESDGFKADAIPQDLGGSWTPEEHAVTKSSHVVSATEQFKMSARSRLEDAISIIPEDKKAAYLEAKARCSHLVQTESNSSYFLRREAYDVWAAAKRLVAYWDERKKIFGERAFRPMILTGEGALSLLDIEVFKTGYLVLLPADYNGRAVICYDPSRLSSDCRETRLRCLFYVMTIACEYEKTFEEGFIGMAIINKSGFQRTLGLHGPQDLVSRALPVKLAGSHVVHCPRQIRKEWFLERMLPVLMRLVSKATTRVVAHAGGSREEQLHGILAVGLEKEGLPTTIGGTWSYDSDFPQWIADRVQSERVRYNLIPAQSLTTANAPEDREETRKRKMGAIYSRRKRARQREKLDSLHTKSYDLSSRNDALRREGSRLEKLLERAKHEVGVYQGTSASSGATDIAIKNFTASRAASLFQTSFYPRNIVEQQAPSHVARDHTLLGHSVPTSLKEGSKRPPSMMSILQSKLGSSSAVGPFEMTYGHQSRSQMNPSLGSAFVGTPWAPATTTPSMRPTSNQQAVPYAAAMTSNMEGSTQNLDLGSLQGLPSSARIALAKYRQQSREDQGNQ from the coding sequence ATGGCCGAGCTCGCGCATTTTCAGCTAAGCCAAGCGCTGAATGTAATTGCACCTGAGGATAAGGCGGCTTATCTAGAAGCTGCCACGAAAGTCCCAGGCCTCGTCCAGAAGGAATCCAATTTTGTATCCTTTTTTCGATGTGATCGAGGCGATTCAGACAACGCATGCCGCCGACTGATCGCGTATTGGCAGATGAGGTGCGAGATATTTCAAGAACGAGCCTTTCTCCCTTTAAACTTACTCGGCAACGGAGCGCTCACATCCGATGAGGTAGATTTACTCCAACAGGGTAGTGTCGTTTTGCTTCCAGCGGACAGTGCCAAGCGAAGTGTTGTTTTTCTCGACTACTCCAAGTGCCCCGagatttgcaaaaagaatCATAACGTTTGGATGCGACTTATCTTCTACCTTCTCCATCTTGTTTCGGAGAGCGAAAAGGCGCAATCGGAGGGCTTCATTGTTTTATGCAGAGCTATCAACGTGACTGCGGCAGACCTTCCGCTCGAGTCTGTCTTGGCTCTTTCAGACTTGATGCTGAATTCGTTTCACGCTCAAGCAAAGCGTATTCACGTTATTGTTCCGCCGCGAACCGTCACAACAAACTCTTTTATGTCTGGCGTTTTGAAGCGATTGGGCAGTTCGTTGGGGGGGAAGGTAGTTTTTCATCTCTTGGACGAAGAGACGGCGACTAGAGACCAGCTTCACTCGTACGGGCTTATCAAAGAGGGGCTACCGACGTGTTTTGGTGGCACATGGTCCCATGAACTGTTTGAGAGAATTCTTTTAACTCGAAATCATCAGGATTTGGTCAATGAACAGCTTAGGGTAACCGCCAAACGTGACGCTGAGCGCACAGAGTCTTTTGATGTCCTAAAGGAAGTTCTgaatgaaaaggaaagtctGAAGTCGTCCGGTGAAAATTTGAAATTCTTGTCAAAGGAAGGCACAGAATTCGTTACGATACTTAAAGACCTAAATGAGGCGATGACGTTGTTACCTGAGAGTCTAATCAAAGTATACAAAAGAGCCCTGAAAGATTGTCCTGAGGTCGTTGAACGGGAGTCTCATCCTTTGACATTCCTTCGCTTCGAATATTGGGATCCATGGGCAGCAGCATCTCGATTGGCGACTTACTGGATGGAGAGGTTTGAATTTTTTGGCAAAAAAGCGTTTCTTCCAATGGTTGGGGGTGCTGCATTGCAAGGTTCAGATCTTCAAGTAATAAACAGAAACTCGCTCCTTGTTTTGCCGAATCATAAAACGGGGCGCAGCGTTTTGTACATGGATCGATCGAGGGTGCcatttgatagcaagagCACAAGGCCCCAGAAGCTTCGGATGCTGTTTGCGTGTCTTACTGAGCTTTCTAGAAACAGTATGTCACAAGAAGAGGGGTTTTGTCTCCTTGCACGATTATGCAGCGAGGGCCCAAGCGGATTTGACAGATATGTATTGACGCGATCTTTGGATCTTGTACGTAAAGCGTTTCCTATTCGAATTGCCAAGGCAGTTTTTGTTAATATAGCTCAACAAGGGGTAAAGCGGACTTTATTGAAGAGCTTCGTACCATTTTGGATAAAGCTTCTCGGCCCAGCAATTAGAGACATGGCGCAATTCATCTTTTGTGAAACCGGGCCAGAGCTCTTATTGACCTTAGAAAGTGATGGTTTCAAGGCCGATGCAATTCCACAGGACCTGGGGGGCTCATGGACTCCGGAAGAACATGCAGTAACCAAATCGAGCCACGTGGTAAGTGCAACCGAGCAGTTCAAAATGTCAGCTCGGTCCCGTTTAGAAGATGCAATTTCTATCATCCCAGAGGACAAAAAGGCTGCGTATTTAGAAGCCAAAGCACGCTGTTCACATCTGGTTCAAACTGAATCAAATTCTTCTTATTTTTTACGTCGAGAGGCCTACGATGTTTGGGCGGCTGCTAAGCGTCTTGTGGCTTACTGGGACgaacgaaagaaaatattTGGTGAGCGAGCGTTCCGACCCATGATCTTGACAGGTGAAGGGGCTTTGTCTCTATTGGATATTGAAGTTTTCAAAACAGGGTATTTGGTGTTACTCCCTGCCGACTACAATGGCCGGGCTGTGATATGTTATGATCCTTCTCGGCTGAGCAGTGATTGTCGTGAAACAAGACTGCGCTGCTTGTTCTATGTGATGACAATTGCCTGCGAGTACGAGAAAACGTTCGAGGAGGGATTCATCGGAATGGCAATCATCAATAAATCTGGCTTCCAACGTACGCTCGGACTCCATGGTCCCCAAGATTTAGTGTCTAGGGCACTGCCGGTAAAACTTGCTGGTTCACATGTGGTCCATTGTCCACGTCAAATCAGAAAGGAATGGTTTCTTGAGCGAATGTTGCCTGTTTTGATGAGACTAGTTAGCAAAGCTACTACTCGAGTTGTGGCACACGCTGGAGGCTCTAGAGAAGAGCAACTTCACGGCATTCTTGCTGTTggcttggaaaaggaaggccTGCCCACGACTATCGGCGGAACTTGGTCGTACGACTCTGACTTTCCCCAGTGGATAGCTGATCGGGTTCAATCAGAACGGGTTCGATACAATTTAATTCCTGCGCAATCTTTAACAACGGCGAACGCTCCGGAAGACCGGGAAGAAACTCGCAAACGAAAGATGGGCGCAATCTATTCACGGCGAAAGCGAGCTCGCCAAAGAGAGAAGCTCGATTCTCTACATACTAAATCATATGATCTTAGCAGCAGAAATGATGCTCTACGAAGAGAAGGTTCACGTTTAGAAAAATTGCTGGAACGGGCCAAACATGAGGTTGGTGTATACCAAGGGACATCGGCATCCTCTGGGGCCACTGACATTGCTATAAAGAACTTTACCGCTTCCCGAGCCGCATCGCTTTTTCAAACCTCTTTTTATCCGCGAAATATTGTTGAGCAACAGGCGCCGTCGCATGTGGCTCGCGATCATACCCTGCTGGGACATTCGGTCCCAACAAGCCTCAAAGAAGGTTCTAAGCGGCCACCGTCAATGATGAGCATATTACAATCCAAACTCGGTTCCTCGTCTGCTGTGGGTCCATTTGAAATGACGTACGGACATCAGTCGCGTTCGCAGATGAATCCATCATTGGGTTCAGCGTTTGTGGGGACGCCTTGGGCTCCTGCTACCACGACCCCATCTATGCGTCCGACTTCCAACCAGCAAGCCGTCCCATACGCTGCAGCCATGACTTCGAATATGGAAGGGTCCACCCAGAACCTTGATCTCGGCTCTCTCCAAGGTCTACCGTCTTCGGCCCGAATCGCGCTGGCAAAGTATAGGCAACAAAGCAGGGAGGACCAAGGCAATCAGTAA